The Acidobacteriota bacterium DNA window TCTCAATTTCGTTTGAGGGCAACCAGACGGTTCAGGGCGACGCCGCCCTGCTGAGGCAGGCACTGGTCAACATCCTGGACAACGCCGTCCTGGCCTACCCCGAGGGCCGGGGGACGGTGGCAATCTCATCGGTCGAGGTCGGTGGCGGCGTACGGATAGAAATAAAGGATTTCGGTACGGGAATCGCAGAGACCGAGCTGGACAGCATCTTTACTCCGTTTTTCTCCAATCGTCCTTCGGGCACCGGGCTGGGGCTGTCCCTGGCGCGGAAAATTCTCGATCTGCACGGCGGGCGAGTCACGGTCACCTCCAGAGTCGGGCAGGGAAGTGTCTTTACGTTGTTCCTGCCCTGCCGGCCGTGCGCGAAGTCAGTGCCGGCGGATCAGGCGCCTGCCGGGTCAGTGTAGAAAAGTGCTTGGGGAATCGCCCCGTTTTGCTATATTTGAGACTGGTTTTCAGGAGGACGTATGTATTCAGTCTCAGATTTTCGGCGGGGTTTGCCGGTTGTGGTTGATGATCAGCCGTACTACGTGGTTGAGTTTCAGCACTTCAAGATGGGCCGTGGCAAGGCCAACGTTCGGACCAAACTAAAGCACATCAAGACCGGCGCGGTGATCGAGAAGGTCTTTTCCTCTAACGACACTTTCAAGCCCCCCGACCTCGAGAATCGCAAAATGCAGTACCTTTACGAGGATGGCGGCGAATTCGCATTCATGGATTCGACGACGTTTGAGCAGCTTCAGGTTCTCGCCGGCAACCTCGGCGAGGCCCGCTGGTACCTCCTGGAAAACCAGGAATACACTGTTCTGTTTCTTGATAACGAGGCTATCGCCGTCGACCTGTCGGCCTCGGTCATTCTGGAAGTTGTCAAAACCGAACCGGCCGTCCGGGGGGACACGGTCAGCAACGTCACGAAGCCGGCTACGCTGCAAACCGGGCTCGTGGTCAAGGTTCCGCCATTCGTCAAAGAGGGCGACAAGGTCAAGGTGGACACCCGCACCGGCCGTTACCTGGAACGAGCAAACTGACGGGTGAGCGCATCCCGGCGGATCATAGGCGTTGACGAATCCGGCAAGGGTGACTTCTTCGGCCCGCTGGTCGTGGCTGCCCTGCTGGCGGACGATGCTCAGACGACCGAACTGACTAAGATCGGGGCCAGGGATTCCAAGAAAATAGCCAACGGGCGGCTGCTCGAGATCGATACTGAACTCCGTCGTATCTTTCCCCACG harbors:
- the efp gene encoding elongation factor P → MYSVSDFRRGLPVVVDDQPYYVVEFQHFKMGRGKANVRTKLKHIKTGAVIEKVFSSNDTFKPPDLENRKMQYLYEDGGEFAFMDSTTFEQLQVLAGNLGEARWYLLENQEYTVLFLDNEAIAVDLSASVILEVVKTEPAVRGDTVSNVTKPATLQTGLVVKVPPFVKEGDKVKVDTRTGRYLERAN